In Mastigocladopsis repens PCC 10914, a single window of DNA contains:
- a CDS encoding PP2C family protein-serine/threonine phosphatase, with amino-acid sequence MISNQRIIYCTNPSCTQPINSVGDSVCATCQTPLVYRYLWATGSSVAEIQPGEKVANRYEVITPSIWLDTQPGLLPDIPEELSKEIVSYLRLYQHRLHIPQAYGFAYNDILLLENAPIDETGNLYPAITDAWEQAQAVRQVYWLWQILQLWTPLSELGVAGSLLIPDNLRVQGWCVRLLELVETLHTTSLQQLGECWQPWVAAAKTPVTQELKNIVQQMCNEEANLDSIANQLNALLLSSAADLPLTLKVAGATDTGPQQTQNEDTCYPNNSGDSDDSLLPYVSIVCDGIGGHEGGEVASLLAVRSLKLQLRALLTEITEQADILPPDLIQKQLEASLRIVNNVICSGNDEQKREGTQRMGTTLVMALQLPQVIKTPSEGKSQNAHELYLVSIGDSRAYWMTPNYCQILTVDDDVAGREVRYGRSLYRKALQRPDATALTQALGTKEGEFLRPVIQRFILEEDGILLLCSDGLSENDWIEHSWRDYAVPVLQGTLSLEDAVGAWIDLANQKNAHDNTSVVLTHCQVSPDYIVPITRALPPVEITQAEQEQQSELTASSQALLELVSEESPATDKTKTPTKRQGQQKWWVVLGGLLALVGGMSLGLFAWWRLSPQTFQQTCQQLPQKVQQLCPPQK; translated from the coding sequence ATGATTTCAAATCAGCGGATAATCTATTGCACAAATCCCAGCTGTACTCAACCTATTAATTCTGTGGGGGATAGTGTTTGTGCAACTTGTCAAACCCCCTTAGTTTACCGCTACCTTTGGGCAACTGGTTCATCAGTTGCCGAAATCCAACCTGGAGAAAAGGTGGCAAATAGGTATGAGGTGATTACCCCGAGTATTTGGCTGGATACTCAACCAGGACTATTGCCAGATATACCTGAAGAATTGTCAAAAGAAATTGTGTCTTATCTGCGATTATATCAACACAGATTACATATTCCTCAGGCATACGGGTTTGCTTACAATGATATTCTCTTACTGGAAAATGCGCCGATAGATGAGACGGGAAATCTCTACCCAGCAATAACAGATGCATGGGAGCAAGCACAAGCCGTAAGACAAGTTTACTGGTTGTGGCAAATTCTCCAACTGTGGACGCCTCTATCAGAATTGGGAGTCGCTGGCAGTTTGCTCATTCCAGATAATTTACGAGTGCAAGGTTGGTGCGTGCGACTGTTGGAACTTGTAGAGACGTTGCATACAACGTCTCTACAGCAGTTGGGCGAGTGTTGGCAACCTTGGGTAGCTGCGGCAAAAACACCAGTGACACAAGAGTTGAAGAATATTGTCCAGCAGATGTGTAATGAGGAAGCAAATTTAGACTCTATTGCAAATCAACTTAATGCATTACTCCTATCATCAGCAGCAGATTTGCCATTAACCCTAAAGGTTGCAGGTGCAACAGATACAGGTCCACAACAAACGCAAAATGAAGACACTTGCTATCCCAACAACTCTGGTGACTCAGACGACTCATTACTGCCATATGTGTCGATTGTTTGTGATGGTATTGGTGGACACGAAGGTGGCGAAGTTGCAAGTTTACTAGCCGTGCGATCGCTAAAGTTACAACTTCGCGCCTTACTAACAGAGATTACAGAACAAGCAGATATCTTGCCGCCGGACTTGATCCAAAAACAACTAGAGGCAAGTTTGCGAATTGTGAATAATGTAATTTGCAGTGGCAATGATGAGCAAAAACGCGAAGGCACCCAACGCATGGGTACGACTCTCGTGATGGCGCTGCAATTACCTCAAGTTATTAAAACTCCTTCTGAGGGTAAGTCACAAAACGCTCATGAGCTTTACTTAGTTAGTATCGGCGATAGCCGTGCCTACTGGATGACGCCCAATTATTGCCAAATTTTAACAGTAGATGATGATGTGGCAGGGCGAGAAGTCCGCTATGGTCGCAGTTTGTATCGCAAAGCACTTCAACGCCCAGATGCGACTGCCCTGACTCAAGCTTTAGGGACAAAAGAAGGCGAATTTCTGCGTCCTGTGATTCAGCGATTTATTTTAGAAGAAGACGGCATCTTGCTGCTGTGTTCTGATGGTTTAAGTGAGAATGATTGGATAGAACACTCTTGGCGAGATTATGCTGTACCCGTGTTACAAGGTACACTTTCTTTGGAAGATGCTGTCGGAGCGTGGATCGACTTGGCAAACCAGAAAAATGCTCATGATAATACATCAGTCGTTCTCACCCATTGTCAAGTTTCCCCAGACTACATAGTGCCAATAACTCGGGCACTACCACCTGTAGAAATAACACAAGCAGAACAAGAACAACAATCTGAGTTGACAGCAAGTTCTCAAGCGCTTTTGGAGTTGGTGTCTGAAGAATCACCTGCAACAGATAAGACCAAAACCCCTACTAAACGACAAGGACAGCAAAAGTGGTGGGTTGTGCTTGGGGGATTATTAGCGCTTGTGGGTGGTATGAGTTTAGGATTATTTGCTTGGTGGCGGCTAAGTCCTCAAACATTCCAGCAGACGTGTCAGCAACTTCCCCAGAAAGTGCAGCAATTGTGTCCGCCACAGAAGTAA
- a CDS encoding CHAT domain-containing protein, whose amino-acid sequence MAKNCLRITHQEDTIQLSWQRGQAAPRFADVVEFEHPFNQQALTDLRWYLEEYLRHPYGLAPDNAAKIEQKLQNWGEQLFELVFRSSEKAREFFQAATYDGLHNCELVITSDDPTVLNLPWELLYSPSDRQFLAPSLAGMSRSLSEYAVRAEMSPLPQDKLNILLVIARPYGERDIALKTIARPLLDSVSQIRQKVNIKVLRPPSFEEFERELNRNKGFYHIVHFDGHGDFDGNSQGFQHTLGGLGQGVLVFEALDGSPQIITAAQIAQNLADCGVPIFVLNACKSAQEGEAKFSSVATRLVSLGAKGVVAMAYSVYAVAAKHFIGRLYGELVAGASLSNAVAAGRKAILNQPQRPSPKGDKPLRDWLVPVLYQQEPYTPFIPENNTDIPDIDDLLVETRHGASLHGFPEAGAYGFIGRDYDILRLERGFRQNNIVLVQGMGGVGKTELACGFARWLEETQGRAGKIFFVSFEHGVTLSHVINQVGSEVWGDKFSPLSTDKQRLAVLKYLQTQPCLLIWDNFEPVNGFPTGNEPLLNGEERSELKQFLKELRGGKTWVLITSRREEPWLDCGYTLLNLGGLREQDVEELAAKILQTAGVDRAKLPKEYLELLKLLGGHPLSLRVVLPHLKTQTPVQLMNIFN is encoded by the coding sequence ATGGCGAAAAATTGCTTGCGGATTACTCATCAAGAGGATACCATTCAACTTTCTTGGCAACGGGGACAGGCAGCGCCTCGGTTTGCCGATGTCGTAGAATTTGAGCATCCTTTTAATCAGCAAGCGCTTACCGACTTGCGCTGGTATTTAGAAGAATATTTACGCCATCCCTACGGACTCGCGCCAGACAACGCCGCAAAGATAGAGCAAAAGTTGCAGAATTGGGGAGAACAGTTATTTGAATTAGTGTTTCGCAGTAGCGAGAAGGCGCGGGAATTTTTTCAAGCAGCTACCTACGATGGGCTGCATAACTGCGAACTGGTGATTACTTCTGATGATCCCACGGTGTTAAATTTACCTTGGGAATTGCTGTACTCACCAAGCGATCGCCAATTTCTCGCCCCATCTCTAGCTGGAATGTCCCGCAGTCTGAGTGAGTATGCTGTGCGGGCGGAAATGTCACCATTGCCCCAGGATAAACTGAATATCTTGCTAGTGATTGCCCGTCCCTATGGGGAAAGAGATATTGCTCTGAAAACTATTGCTCGTCCATTACTAGATTCTGTTTCACAAATTCGTCAAAAAGTCAATATTAAAGTCTTGCGTCCGCCTAGCTTTGAGGAGTTTGAACGGGAACTGAATAGAAACAAAGGATTTTATCATATAGTCCATTTTGACGGACACGGCGATTTTGACGGCAATAGCCAAGGATTTCAGCATACCTTGGGTGGGTTGGGACAAGGAGTATTAGTATTTGAAGCCCTTGATGGTTCACCGCAAATTATCACAGCGGCACAAATTGCCCAGAATTTGGCAGATTGCGGTGTGCCGATTTTTGTGTTGAACGCTTGCAAATCAGCCCAGGAAGGAGAAGCAAAATTTTCTTCAGTGGCTACGCGCTTGGTGTCCTTAGGGGCGAAGGGTGTTGTCGCGATGGCTTATTCTGTCTATGCTGTGGCGGCGAAACATTTCATCGGACGGTTATATGGCGAGTTGGTAGCGGGTGCGAGTCTTTCTAACGCGGTAGCGGCTGGGCGTAAAGCAATTTTAAATCAGCCGCAGCGTCCAAGTCCCAAAGGAGATAAACCGTTGCGAGATTGGTTGGTTCCCGTGTTGTATCAGCAGGAACCTTACACGCCGTTTATTCCGGAAAATAATACAGATATTCCCGATATTGACGATTTGCTTGTAGAGACGCGCCATGGCGCGTCTCTACATGGGTTTCCAGAAGCGGGTGCTTACGGTTTTATTGGGCGAGATTACGATATTTTGCGGTTAGAGCGCGGATTTCGGCAAAATAATATTGTACTGGTGCAAGGCATGGGCGGCGTGGGGAAAACTGAGTTAGCCTGTGGGTTTGCACGGTGGTTAGAAGAAACTCAGGGACGTGCTGGCAAGATATTTTTTGTGTCCTTTGAACATGGAGTGACGCTGAGTCATGTAATCAACCAAGTGGGTAGCGAAGTTTGGGGAGATAAGTTTTCTCCGCTTTCTACAGATAAACAACGGTTGGCGGTGTTGAAGTATCTCCAAACTCAGCCTTGTTTATTGATTTGGGATAACTTTGAACCAGTCAACGGCTTTCCCACAGGAAATGAACCTTTATTGAATGGGGAGGAGAGAAGCGAACTCAAGCAATTTCTTAAAGAATTGCGCGGTGGGAAAACTTGGGTGTTGATTACCAGTCGCCGGGAGGAACCTTGGCTTGACTGTGGTTACACGCTGCTGAATTTGGGCGGGTTGCGCGAACAGGATGTAGAAGAATTAGCGGCAAAGATTTTGCAAACGGCGGGAGTAGACAGGGCGAAGTTACCGAAAGAGTATTTAGAGTTGTTGAAACTGTTGGGCGGACATCCCTTGTCGCTGCGGGTGGTGTTACCGCATTTGAAGACGCAGACACCAGTGCAGTTGATGAATATCTTCAATTAG
- a CDS encoding type II toxin-antitoxin system VapC family toxin, protein MKVLLDTNIILDFALERHPFYTNSVQVLSLIYQKQIEGFISASTFSDLYYIVRKDKGRASALSLLNRIVTFCQVATVDQAVISMALTVNFKDFEDAIQYSTAVLNRLDAIITRNPVDFPVTIPRIITPEQLIQEFSNP, encoded by the coding sequence GTGAAGGTCTTGCTAGACACTAATATAATTCTTGATTTTGCTCTGGAACGACATCCCTTTTACACTAACAGCGTACAAGTATTATCGTTGATTTATCAAAAACAAATAGAAGGTTTTATTTCTGCTTCTACTTTTAGTGACCTTTATTACATTGTCCGCAAAGATAAAGGTCGAGCATCTGCTTTATCCCTTTTAAACAGAATTGTAACTTTCTGCCAAGTTGCTACAGTAGACCAAGCAGTCATCTCAATGGCGCTAACTGTCAACTTTAAAGATTTTGAAGACGCTATTCAATACAGCACTGCGGTTCTTAATCGCTTAGATGCTATTATTACTCGCAACCCAGTTGATTTTCCGGTAACGATTCCACGAATAATTACCCCTGAACAATTAATTCAAGAATTCAGCAATCCTTGA
- a CDS encoding Uma2 family endonuclease has translation MSVQLLRRKFTVEQYHKMAESGILAKDDRVELIRGEIIEMSPIGTKHAACVNRLVNLLIQRLGKRIILAPQNPVILNNNSEPQPDVTLLQPREDFYENAHPQPTDIFLLIEVADTTVKYDLEVKIPLYAEEKITEVWLVDINEQSVEVFREPTTEGYRNVSKLKRGNSLSIQAFSDVMITVDEILG, from the coding sequence ATGTCTGTGCAATTACTAAGACGGAAATTCACAGTTGAGCAATACCACAAAATGGCTGAATCGGGAATTCTTGCCAAGGATGACCGAGTAGAATTGATACGAGGAGAGATTATTGAAATGTCACCGATTGGGACTAAACACGCTGCTTGTGTGAATCGACTTGTTAACTTATTGATTCAGCGGTTGGGAAAACGTATCATACTTGCTCCCCAAAATCCCGTCATATTAAACAATAACTCCGAACCGCAGCCAGATGTAACATTGCTGCAACCCCGCGAAGATTTTTATGAAAACGCACATCCTCAACCAACCGATATTTTCCTGCTCATAGAAGTAGCAGATACAACCGTTAAATATGACCTGGAAGTAAAAATTCCTCTTTATGCAGAAGAGAAGATAACTGAAGTTTGGTTAGTGGATATTAATGAGCAATCTGTGGAAGTTTTTCGAGAACCGACAACTGAGGGATATCGGAATGTTTCCAAGTTGAAGCGGGGTAATAGTTTATCAATTCAGGCATTTTCTGATGTGATGATTACTGTTGATGAAATCTTAGGATAG
- a CDS encoding ferredoxin-thioredoxin reductase variable chain — MAVETVVEQKLGVNTVMKIGDRIRVKESVIVYHHPEHRGKAFDLKGTEGDVVGIINQWQGRPVSANLPIQVQFSKKFKAHLRENELEIL, encoded by the coding sequence ATGGCTGTGGAGACAGTTGTGGAACAAAAGCTAGGTGTAAATACTGTTATGAAAATTGGCGATCGCATCCGCGTTAAAGAATCCGTCATAGTTTACCATCATCCAGAGCATCGCGGTAAAGCTTTTGACCTCAAAGGTACAGAAGGTGACGTGGTAGGTATTATCAATCAATGGCAAGGTAGACCTGTTAGCGCTAACTTGCCCATTCAAGTCCAGTTTAGTAAAAAATTCAAGGCACACTTGCGTGAAAATGAATTAGAAATCCTCTGA